ACAATTTATCATCATTTCAACTTTATCATCACCTTAATATCCTATTTTCATATATCATCTAACCATGATAGAAACAGAGAACATCCCTGATGTTATACCATCAAAACACTTTTAAACCAAAAATTACATACTTTAAAGTATGCTACCTAAAAGTATGTTAATTAACAGAAAACAAGAACTTGAACTTCTAAACAAAATCTACAAACAAGAACGAGCGGAATTAATGCTGCTATACGGAAGAAGACGTGTAGGAAAAACAAGACTTCTACAAGAGTTTATAAAAGATAAAAACGCTCATTATTTTATAGTTGACATTTCTGCAGACATACTAAAAACATTTGAACGGACAATAAAAGAAAAATTTATAAGATTTTCAAATTGGGACGACTTCTTTGATTTCATAAAACTAGAAGGAAAAAAACGAACAGTTCTTGTATTAGATGAATTTCAATACCTCTATAAAGTTGAGAAGGCATGGCCGACTATTCTACAACGCCGATGGGAAGATCTCAAAAACACAAAAATTATGATTATTTTATGTGGATCAATCATCTCTACTATCTACAGAATAGCTATGGGTTATGGAAGCGCATTATATGGACGAAAAACTTACGAGATAGAAATAACACCCTTAAATTTTTTTGATGCAAAAAATTTTATGCCACAATATAGTACTGAAGATTTTATATATGTTTATACAATAGTAGGAGGAATACCGCGTTATCTGGAAGAATTTGATGACACAAAAAACATTTGGGAAAATATAAAAGATCATATTCTTCATAAAAATTGTTTCCTTTATAGAGAACCACTCAATCTTTTTTACGAAGAGTTCAAAAACCCATCCACCTATCTTACCATTATACATGCATTAAGCGAAGGAAAGAAAAAATTCAATAAAATCGCAACTCAAACAAACATACCAACAGGAAAACTATCAAAATATCTAAACGTTCTAGAACGAGTGAAAATAATACAAAAAATTGTTCCTATAACAGAAAAAAAAGAGAGGATCAGAAACACACAATATACTCTCTCAGACAATTTTATAAAATTCTGGTTTGAATTTGTCTATCCTGCTAGATCACTTATAGAATTAGATGATATTTCTCCGGTTATTAAAAAAATAAAGACAGATTTAAATAATTTCATAGGACAATTATTTGAAGAGGTGTCTAAACAATTTTTAATCTATAAAAAACCAATCGTATTCACTCATATAGGTACTTGGTGGCATAAAGACAAAGAAATAGATATCGTTGCATTGAATGAAAATAAAAAAGAGATAACATTTTTTGAATGTAAATGGAAGAATTTATCTTATAACCAATCAATTGAAATTCTAGAAAAATTGAAAGAAAAAGCAAAATTTGTAAACTGGTATAAAAAAGGAAGAAAAGAACAATACGGGCTAATCGCAAAAAAAATAGAAGATAAAGAAAACCTGAGGAAAAAAGGGTTTTTAGTTTACGATTTAGATGATTGGGATTGAAATATTCGCAGAATATTAGATTAATAAATTTTTTTTAACATTTTGTGAGCGAGAAA
The nucleotide sequence above comes from Candidatus Thermoplasmatota archaeon. Encoded proteins:
- a CDS encoding ATP-binding protein, translated to MLINRKQELELLNKIYKQERAELMLLYGRRRVGKTRLLQEFIKDKNAHYFIVDISADILKTFERTIKEKFIRFSNWDDFFDFIKLEGKKRTVLVLDEFQYLYKVEKAWPTILQRRWEDLKNTKIMIILCGSIISTIYRIAMGYGSALYGRKTYEIEITPLNFFDAKNFMPQYSTEDFIYVYTIVGGIPRYLEEFDDTKNIWENIKDHILHKNCFLYREPLNLFYEEFKNPSTYLTIIHALSEGKKKFNKIATQTNIPTGKLSKYLNVLERVKIIQKIVPITEKKERIRNTQYTLSDNFIKFWFEFVYPARSLIELDDISPVIKKIKTDLNNFIGQLFEEVSKQFLIYKKPIVFTHIGTWWHKDKEIDIVALNENKKEITFFECKWKNLSYNQSIEILEKLKEKAKFVNWYKKGRKEQYGLIAKKIEDKENLRKKGFLVYDLDDWD